A genomic region of Rhipicephalus sanguineus isolate Rsan-2018 chromosome 1, BIME_Rsan_1.4, whole genome shotgun sequence contains the following coding sequences:
- the LOC119385817 gene encoding uncharacterized protein LOC119385817, translated as MSSLGAATAAQGRGIRTVEKPAEDYQVVLPHLPTGESLLNTVFLHGCLKARPYRVEHFRDALDKMSLLPEVVALGAYQMNHLWAVTFKDEEGKKKMLATEAIAVKDERCMVIDPCDRGVRLKLYWLLHGVPDDDVRTALAPFGKVTEISRDKWKVKGCMDKGSTTRSVTLKLKVGVTVDDLPHQLRVAEDVALVHVPGRAPLCLRCRGIGHIRRECRVPRCGLCRRYGHDETQCVRSYASVAGPARGDALSEHMMDAADSEEATRGNSEERKMTALLGLHTPCEDVNKSEPQKVTEPDATAEKPITSQNEEKHVENPPEVSSPDGEENSKITDVDMAAASGPGKRTREESEESSTNAPGGSGEPPTKTAASRRQSLKPAPNLNVARRTTSIPPAT; from the coding sequence ATGAGCTCCCTCGGAGCGGCTACAGCGGCCCAAGGCCGCGGAATCAGGACTGTTGAAAAGCCGGCTGAAGATTATCAGGTTGTTTTGCCGCATCTGCCCACAGGTGAATCACTTTTGAATACCGTTTTTTTGCACGGTTGCCTAAAGGCACGGCCTTATCGTGTAGAACATTTCCGAGACGCCCTTGACAAGATGTCGCTCCTGCCCGAGGTGGTTGCCCTAGGGGCGTACCAGATGAATCACCTGTGGGCAGTAACGTTTAAAGACGAGGAAGGGAAAAAGAAGATGCTTGCAACAGAGGCCATTGCTGTCAAGGATGAGCGCTGCATGGTCATTGACCCTTGTGACCGAGGCGTTCGACTGAAGCTTTACTGGTTACTGCATGGTGTACCCGACGACGACGTGCGAACGGCATTGGCACCCTTCGGAAAGGTGACAGAAATTTCACGAGACAAATGGAAGGTGAAAGGCTGCATGGATAAAGGGTCAACCACACGCTCAGTAACCTTGAAACTGAAAGTGGGCGTTACCGTTGATGATTTGCCTCATCAGCTGCGAGTCGCTGAAGATGTCGCACTCGTTCACGTCCCAGGCAGAGCCCCGCTCTGCCTCCGATGCCGCGGCATCGGGCACATACGTCGCGAGTGCCGTGTTCCACGTTGCGGGCTCTGTCGTCGCTACGGCCACGACGAGACCCAGTGCGTGCGCTCCTATGCAAGCGTAGCAGGCCCGGCCCGGGGAGACGCATTGTCCGAGCACATGATGGATGCAGCTGATTCAGAAGAAGCCACGCGAGGAAATAGCGAAGAAAGGAAAATGACGGCACTGCTAGGTTTGCACACTCCGTGCGAAGACGTTAATAAATCGGAGCCGCAGAAAGTCACCGAACCCGACGCTACGGCTGAGAAACCAATAACATCACAGAATGAGGAAAAGCACGTCGAGAACCCCCCAGAAGTCTCATCGCCCGACGGGGAAGAGAACTCGAAAATCACCGATGTTGACATGGCAGCAGCCAGCGGACCTGGAAAGAGGACTCGAGAAGAGAGCGAGGAATCTTCGACTAATGCGCCCGGGGGCAGTGGGGAACCTCCCACAAAGACTGCAGCCTCCCGACGACAGTCTTTGAAACCTGCGCCCAATCTGAACGTTGCCCGACGGACTACTTCAATACCGCCGGCTACATAG